The genomic stretch AGCATTTACTATGTCGATAGCAGTATTTTATTTTTAAAGGAAAACAAATGATCAAAATTCTTCTCTCTATCTTATTTCTATTATATACCTTTCTTGTTCCGATTTATTCGGAAGAGTTGAAACTCTCCGAACCGAAGATCGAATTCACTGTCATTCATCCGTTCAAAACTGTGATCGGTAAATGTACAGGAGTTAACGCGAGTCCTATTTCTCTTACCGCAAATACCAACGGGGTGCAAATCCCGAAATCTGTGAAGATCGAAATTCCAGTAAAGGAAATCCGTTCCGGAGATGAGAACAGGGATGAGCATATCATGGAGTCTCTGGGCTATCCGACTCACAATGGTATTTCATTTGTAAGCACTGCGATCAGCCTTACGAAAGATGGAGAATGGTCCATTTCCGGAAATCTGACGATCAACGGAAGAACGAAGCCGATAAAATCTATCGCAAGTATCCACAAGGACGATCATGAAACGACTGTCTCAGGTAAGTTCCAAGTTTTGATGAGTGATTTCGATGTGGTGGCACCTAGTCTTTTATTTGCTAAGGCGAAGGACGAGGTTGTTATAGATTATAAATTTACTTTCAAACCTTGATTACTCTTCACTGATTGAGTAATTTACGGATCCCTTCTTCCAAGCCGTCTACGCTTAAAAAGAACATAGGAAACACTTTCTTTAATTCGTAGATGGTGGGAGCATCCCAGTATCTCTTAGGCTCCGGATTCATCCAAATCGCTTCCTGGAAATGAGACTTGAGTCTCTTAAAACTGTCTAATCCTGATTCCGGATTTTCAGGAAGCCTGGTCTCTTCTCTAAATCTAGAATGATAGAATCCATAAGCGGAATCCAAAAGCTCATAAGGAGCCATGTATGCATCTCCGACGATGATAACCTTGGTATCGTCCTTATGTTTCTTGAACAGATTTTTAAGAGGAATCGGACGACGCAAATCTCCTTTAGGATAAACCGAATCATAGATAGAGTTATGAAAGTAATAGTATCCAAATTCCTTAAAATGATTCATCTGGTGGGCAGCGGAGAATAATTTACTCACCCTCTCCGCATAAGGAGTCATGCTTCCTCCCGTATCCATAAGCAGGAGAATTTTAATCCCGTTCTTTCGAGTCCTTTCGAATATTAATTCGGGATCTCCCGCGTTCCTGCAGGTTGCATCTACTGTCTTTGGAAGATGGAATTCGGGAATTCCTTCTTTGCGTAGATTCCTGAGTTTCTTTAAGGCAATCTTAATCTGACGAACATCCAATTGCTCATCTGTACGATAGTCTTTGTATTTTCTTTCCATCGCCTGGAAGATAGCGGATTTTCCTCCGCCTTCCCCACCTATCCTGACTCCTCCGGGATTCTGCCCCGAATGTCCGAATGGAGAACTTCCTCCTGTGCCGATCCATTTATTTCCGCCATGATGCTCTCCCTTTTGGTTCTCGAGCCTATCTAAGAATTCTTTCCACAATTCTTCGGGAGGAATGATACCTGGAGGAAGTTTATTAGGATTATCGAATATTTGAGAAAGCCAATCTAAGATCTCTTTACGAATAGAATCTCTGAGGATTCCTCTTTCTCCGAATAACTCGGTAAAAACTTGATCGAATGCATCGTAATATCGTACATCCTTAACTAAGCAAAGTCTGGAAACTCTATAGAATTCGTTTACTGATAAATAAGCCTTAGGTTTTGAAAGAGCATCGACTGCCTTCAAAAAATCCAAGAGCTCCACCGTGGAGAGTGGGATTCCGGAAGCTTTTAGTCTGTAAAAGAATGTAAAAAACAAATTCTTCTATCTGAATAGTTTCAGATCCTCTTCATTCTTCACGAGGGCACCTATATACGGAATTCTTCCATCTTCGGGAAGTTTTGCCCCCATATGCATTAGAATTTGGATCCAATCCAATAGTTCACTTGTTCCCGGTTTTTTCTTCATATCATCCATAGTGCGGATCACATAAAAGGATTCCAGTGCTCTCTTCAACAGGCTCGTCTCGATATTCGGAAAATGAGAGGAAACGATTTCGCTCATGAACACAGGATCAGGAAAATCTATATAATGAAAAATGCATCTTCTCAAAAAGGCTGCAGGAAGTTCCTTCTCATTATTGGAAGTGATTAGAGTAAGCGGTCGATTCTGTGCCTTGATCTTTCTTCCGGTCTCTTGGATAACGAATTCCATTCTATCTAATTCCAAAAGAAGGTCGTTCGGAAATTCTATATCTGCCTTATCTATCTCATCGATCAAAACCACAGAAGGCTCCGATGCGGAGAACGCCTCTCCGAGTGCACCAAGCCTAATATAATTCTCTATATTTCGAACCTTCTCCTTGTCTTCGGCAAAACGGGAATCGTTCAATCTGGACACTGCATCGTAGAAATATAGACCTTCCTTTGCAAGAGATGTGGATTTCACAT from Leptospira semungkisensis encodes the following:
- a CDS encoding AAA family ATPase, with product MSDEKNRPETYLLSQELEEAVKVAEITSRPLLLKGEPGTGKSLLADYLSYTTKKKLFSWHVKSTSLAKEGLYFYDAVSRLNDSRFAEDKEKVRNIENYIRLGALGEAFSASEPSVVLIDEIDKADIEFPNDLLLELDRMEFVIQETGRKIKAQNRPLTLITSNNEKELPAAFLRRCIFHYIDFPDPVFMSEIVSSHFPNIETSLLKRALESFYVIRTMDDMKKKPGTSELLDWIQILMHMGAKLPEDGRIPYIGALVKNEEDLKLFR
- a CDS encoding YceI family protein, which translates into the protein MIKILLSILFLLYTFLVPIYSEELKLSEPKIEFTVIHPFKTVIGKCTGVNASPISLTANTNGVQIPKSVKIEIPVKEIRSGDENRDEHIMESLGYPTHNGISFVSTAISLTKDGEWSISGNLTINGRTKPIKSIASIHKDDHETTVSGKFQVLMSDFDVVAPSLLFAKAKDEVVIDYKFTFKP
- a CDS encoding VWA containing CoxE family protein translates to MFFTFFYRLKASGIPLSTVELLDFLKAVDALSKPKAYLSVNEFYRVSRLCLVKDVRYYDAFDQVFTELFGERGILRDSIRKEILDWLSQIFDNPNKLPPGIIPPEELWKEFLDRLENQKGEHHGGNKWIGTGGSSPFGHSGQNPGGVRIGGEGGGKSAIFQAMERKYKDYRTDEQLDVRQIKIALKKLRNLRKEGIPEFHLPKTVDATCRNAGDPELIFERTRKNGIKILLLMDTGGSMTPYAERVSKLFSAAHQMNHFKEFGYYYFHNSIYDSVYPKGDLRRPIPLKNLFKKHKDDTKVIIVGDAYMAPYELLDSAYGFYHSRFREETRLPENPESGLDSFKRLKSHFQEAIWMNPEPKRYWDAPTIYELKKVFPMFFLSVDGLEEGIRKLLNQ